The genomic window TAAAATGGAGACTAGCAAACAATGCAACCATCAGCATTAAACCGAATACAATGGCACCATTGCTGCTTTGATTGCTTTGATCAAAAGACTCTGAGAAAGGAATGGACTTTTTTAGAATCATAAAACAAATGACGGCAAAAGTGCACGCATTTAAAAATACAACTACAAGATCTGGAAGAACTCTTACTCCGAATAATGCAATAAATACTGCACTTAAAAGCAAGTAAACTGGTAAATATAATTTAAAGATAAACGCCTTTATCGTACCACTAAATATCGGTTTTGGTTGTTGTATAGGAGTAACCCTGTAAATCCACGCACCCTTATATTTTCCTGAAAACTTAAGCAAGATCATGATGGTCGGGATGATGATTAAGCTAAAGTAAATGGCTAAATATGATTTGCTAGTGGACAGATTATCAAGATCGGTAAAGCCGTTCATAATAAAAATAAAAGGAATCACAATGGAAAATCCCAAAGATGGATAGACCTTCAATTTAAATTCTCGTTCATTTTTCATCATGGAACTGGCAAATCGGAAAAAGGCTTTTTCTTCATTTGAGTGACATATGACTCGAAGGAATAATTGACCAATCTTACTACGTTTATTTACCTTTGATTTCCCATGAAAAGTGAGCTTTTGAAGATTTTGCTCAAAAGCATCATTAAATTTCATAAAAATCCAAATGGATAGGAGGGGAATTAGGACTCCTAATACTGAAACTATAAGGTAAAATGGCTGAAAGGCCCCTTTCACCACCATTTCCATATTTGCCCCATACCACATGGGAAAGATAAATATTTGCCACCATTGCGGTTCAAGCGAAATGGTTAAGTTAATAAACTGAAAAGAGCGAACAAGCAATTGGTACCCAACCATAATCATAATGGACAACCCAATTTGGACATAATTAATAATATCTTTTAACTTTTCTCCATCAAAAAATCGTAAAATAGATAAATAGATAAGGGCGGTTAACCCAACGATTAACAGGTCAATCAAGATGATATTTAAGACTGAAACTAGGAAAAATAAGAATCCATTTTTGATAAGCCCCACAATCAAAGGGATACTGACAAGTGCTATAGTAAGGAAAGACAAATAAATGACAACATGCACCATTTTCGCCGTGCTAATTGTTTTTCGATCAACTGGCTTTGGAAACAGGATGTTTCGATCACGGATGTCTAGTAAAACAGAAGAAAAATCGGCAATCATGGAGGTCATGACAAAAAAGGTAAAAATCCCAAAGAAGAGACTCATTTGAAAAAGATAATTTTCACCCATAAGTACAAATGGAATCATAAACAGACCGAATAATACGTAAATCCATAAAGATTTAATATACTGATTGTTCGTTTCCTTGTCTTTTTTTTTCGCATTTTGTGAGAAAATGGTTGGCACACGCCGGCCATCCATCGTTAACTTAACTTGTAAAATCTTTCTCATTATCTTGTAATCTACGCCAAAGCTGCTAAAAACTTTCTCAAAACGATCCAATAGTTTCAGCGTCCGATAGTCTTGCATTCTTACATCTCCCTTATAACCGATACAAATCTTGCACCAAGTTCTTTATGTTCATTAAAACCGGTAAGTTGATTAAAAATTTGTTCTAGTGACCCCCTCGTATTTTGCTGTTTTAACTCTTCAAATGTACCATCTGCAGCAATTTTACCGTCATGCAGAAGAATGATGCGGCTGCTTATTTTTTCGACCACATCCATAATATGAGAAGAGTAGAAAATTGTTTTTCCTTGTTCGGCAAGCTGTGTCATGATTTCTTTAAAAATCATCACGCTGTTTGCATCCAAACCATTGATCGGTTCATCAAAGAATAAAAGTTCTGGATTATGTAATAAGCTCGAAATAATTAAAAGCTTTTGACGCATTCCTTTTGAGTAAGATGCAATTCGAGAATGATAGACTTCACCTACCCCGAACAGTTCCATTAGGCTTTTTGCCTTATAATCAGCGAGGTCAAGGTCCAGACCATACATTTCGCCAATAAAGGTTAAATATTCTTGGGCAGTTAAATTGTCGTATACTTCGGCAATTTCCGGTACATAACCAATTTTTCTTTTATACTCGATATTTCCATCTGAAATATCATGACCGAAGATTTTGATCTCGCCTAAATAATTGTCTTCAATGCCAAGTATGAGTTTCACAGTGGTACTTTTCCCGGCTCCATTCGGTCCAATATACCCAATGATTTCTCCTTTTTTCACTTGAAGAGAAACACCATTTAAGACTGACTTTGGACCATAATTCTTTTTCAAATCAGTAATTTCTAATATAACTTCTTCCATTATCTTAATCCCCATTTCGTGAATGTATATCCAGTTTTTTCTATTTATAGTGTAACATTAACTCCTTGCTTTCTAAAGGTAGAATAGTAAAATTTCAATGAATCATTTTCTGTATATAATAAATTTGATATACATGTTGATAGTAGTTTTTGGAGAAGATGCACTTAAACAATAGGTCAGGTTAGTAAAAGTTTAAGATTAAACCGACAAAATGGTGCACAAAATGTCGGACTGACGGATGCAATCCCTGTTATTCTATTGATGAAAGGAGCATTCCTGTTAGAAGTATTTTCGGGGACTTGAAAAAAAAAGAGCCCTCTTGGTATGATACGGGGTGTCAAATCGTGTGGCGAATTGACCCCTAACTTAGTTAACCAAGGAGGACTCCAAAATGGATTTTAAACAAAATCAGAAAATAAATCAAGTCACCGAAAAAACACTAGTTGTGGGAATCGACATTGCCAAGCGGACACACTTCGCTTGTTTTGTAGATGACCGTGGACGAGTGCTCCAAAAATCATTCTCTGTTTCTCAATCTGGAGATGGATTCGAGCTTTTCTATCAACGTATTCTCGCTGCAATGAGAGAAAACGGAAAAACAGAAGTCATTATCGGGATTGAACCGACTGGCCATTATTGGCTCAATATCGCCTATTTCCTTGAGGAACGGGGCATCCCCCTAGTCATGGTTAATCCTATGCATGTTAGACGGTCGAAAGAGTTGGATGATAATTTGCCAACGAAGCATGACCGCAAAGATGCACTTGTGATTGCTCGTCTTTTAAAAGACGGACGGTTCAGCTATCCCCGTATCTTGAAAGGTATGGAAGCTGAACTTCGCGTCGGGTCAACGTTAAGAAGCAAATTGACAGAAGAACTAGGGTCTGTAAAAAACATGATCATTCGCTGGTTAGATCGCTATTTTCCTGAATTCACTCAGGTTTTCCCATCATTCGGAAAAATGGCTATGGCCGTACTTGAATGTACTCCATTTCCAAGTGATCTTCACCAGAAACAGCCTGAAGAAATTTTAGCGCTTTATCGGAAGGTCGATGGGTTAAAATCCCCTCAAAGACCGAAAGCAACGAGAATCATTGAAGTCGCCGAGAGGTCTATTGGTGTAACTGAAGGACATAAGATGGCCCGTATTGAAATAGCCACACTTGTCCGCCGTTACCATCAGCTCGAAAAAGATATCGAAAGCATTTCTCAACACTTAGTTAATCTTGTAAAAACGACTGTAGAATATGAATGGTTATCAACGGTTCCAGGGCTTGGAGATACAACAATTGTCGATTTATTAGCTGAAATCGGAAGCTTTTCTCACTACGAAGATCCACGCCAACTAATCAAACTCGCGGGATTAACGTTACGTGAAAACTCCTCTGGCTTGCACAAAGGACAAAAGCGCATCTCCAAACGAGGCAGAAGAAAACTACGTGCCCTCCTGTTCCGAGTGATGATGCCGATGATTCTCCACAACGAAGCCTTTAAAAAGTTACACGAGTATTATACAAACCGTAAGGTTAATCCCTTACGCAAGAAGCAATCCATCGTAGTTCTATGCGGTAAGCTATTAAAAGTACTACATGGGATAAGCACTAAGCACAAAGCGTTTGACGAACAGCGAATGATGAGGGATATTCCTAGTCTCGTAGAGGCTGCGTAAAGCTCTACGTCCCCTTATACCTAGACAAAAGGATGACACGGAGAAGCTGGCAATATTTTCACCATTCGACCGAGAGTCCCTAAAGGAGCTTCGCTAGCCTCTGCCTTATGACTAGACCGAACGAAGGAATGTAGGCACACTGATGCCCAGAGACATGGGAGGGTACGTCATCATAAGCTACGCAGAGATCCATTGTGCATCTCATAATTTCCTATCACTACTTTCTATTATTATCCAGTAGTGACCGCGAAGCGTACCCATATGTTGGAATAGTTTCACATAATATAAAAATATTGTTAGGAATCGTGTCGAAAAATATTTTTTTGACACCTCAACAATGGGTTAAACCATTGATATATCAACATTTATAGAGGGAGGTCAAATAATGGATTTGCTTAAAAGCATAAATGATGCAATGAGGCATATCGAGGATAACCTAACGAACGATATAGACTTCAAAGTGGTGGCAAGGATCGCTCATTGTTCCGAATATCATTTTAAAAGAATGTTTTCTTTTCTTG from Bacillus sp. DTU_2020_1000418_1_SI_GHA_SEK_038 includes these protein-coding regions:
- a CDS encoding ABC transporter ATP-binding protein; protein product: MEEVILEITDLKKNYGPKSVLNGVSLQVKKGEIIGYIGPNGAGKSTTVKLILGIEDNYLGEIKIFGHDISDGNIEYKRKIGYVPEIAEVYDNLTAQEYLTFIGEMYGLDLDLADYKAKSLMELFGVGEVYHSRIASYSKGMRQKLLIISSLLHNPELLFFDEPINGLDANSVMIFKEIMTQLAEQGKTIFYSSHIMDVVEKISSRIILLHDGKIAADGTFEELKQQNTRGSLEQIFNQLTGFNEHKELGARFVSVIREM
- a CDS encoding IS110 family transposase, which gives rise to MDFKQNQKINQVTEKTLVVGIDIAKRTHFACFVDDRGRVLQKSFSVSQSGDGFELFYQRILAAMRENGKTEVIIGIEPTGHYWLNIAYFLEERGIPLVMVNPMHVRRSKELDDNLPTKHDRKDALVIARLLKDGRFSYPRILKGMEAELRVGSTLRSKLTEELGSVKNMIIRWLDRYFPEFTQVFPSFGKMAMAVLECTPFPSDLHQKQPEEILALYRKVDGLKSPQRPKATRIIEVAERSIGVTEGHKMARIEIATLVRRYHQLEKDIESISQHLVNLVKTTVEYEWLSTVPGLGDTTIVDLLAEIGSFSHYEDPRQLIKLAGLTLRENSSGLHKGQKRISKRGRRKLRALLFRVMMPMILHNEAFKKLHEYYTNRKVNPLRKKQSIVVLCGKLLKVLHGISTKHKAFDEQRMMRDIPSLVEAA